From a single bacterium genomic region:
- a CDS encoding DDE-type integrase/transposase/recombinase, translating to MGLEDKIPNLYPMKIYRCLKRHNLNIVPEEFINAERKIKKFRKYTMGYLHMDLLYAPKINKERNYIYTAIDRVAKIAFVMIGKRKNKETGAIFLKQACPFYPYKINYILTDNGAEFSYKALPKGKKTKKTHSFDKICQENKIQHRTIKFKHPWTNGMIEISYFQTPPEKGA from the coding sequence GTGGGGTTAGAAGATAAAATACCCAATCTTTATCCAATGAAGATTTACCGTTGTTTAAAAAGGCATAATTTGAATATCGTGCCTGAAGAGTTTATTAATGCTGAAAGAAAGATTAAGAAGTTTCGCAAATATACTATGGGATACCTTCATATGGATTTACTTTATGCTCCAAAGATTAACAAGGAAAGAAACTATATTTACACTGCTATTGATAGGGTGGCTAAAATTGCTTTTGTAATGATAGGTAAAAGAAAGAATAAAGAAACAGGGGCTATATTTCTAAAACAAGCCTGTCCTTTCTATCCTTACAAGATTAACTATATCCTAACTGACAATGGAGCTGAATTTAGTTATAAAGCATTGCCAAAAGGAAAGAAGACCAAGAAAACTCACTCTTTTGACAAGATTTGTCAAGAAAACAAAATACAACATCGAACTATCAAATTCAAACATCCGTGGACTAATGGAATGATAGAGATTAGCTATTTTCAGACACCACCAGAAAAGGGAGCTTGA